The following coding sequences lie in one Methylobacterium tardum genomic window:
- a CDS encoding porin, whose protein sequence is MRFLKSSLLGSAAAFAAVGGAHAADLPVKKAVPIEYVRVCGAYGAGFFYIPGTDTCLRVSGRARFEGGFQPSYTRQSGTNAGDTSGYQGRMRINLDARTQTAYGTLRAFVRLDAGARTGYSGVGTSGTQQRIGQAFPGIGTDQFGRDQQFVNVDKAFIQFAGLTAGRASSFFDFYAHDFEFAGATLGSDVFSTNLLAYTATIGNGLSATLSIEDPVFRRTPIFSPLAVSPMLNTGSTQNFGVTNQPTPVFIGYTGGVPTRYSFIDVIERSRMPDFVGVARLDQAWGSAQLSAAVHELNVGNVANGAGTGTGSNVSIPHTNNSYGWAVQGGLKINAPFIAPGDALYLQGAYGSGAQMYTGYCAYTGCYTQATTTIQGQKFTQYFSDATVNPFTGQLEQSTSFTATASYLHYWTPEWRSAFFGSYGEQSFSQSARLAQGAIFNLVNPNGTNTFGGNAVGTPGTRFFQLSQALRDTYQFVAGGSIIWSPVKDLDIGVEAFYTQIGLKSGRAIDQDKSPTAYANVAGINNGTFNPATATKDSISQVRFRVQRDF, encoded by the coding sequence ATGAGGTTCTTGAAAAGCTCTCTGCTTGGATCCGCCGCTGCGTTTGCTGCAGTTGGAGGTGCCCACGCCGCCGATCTTCCGGTCAAGAAGGCGGTTCCGATCGAGTACGTCCGTGTCTGCGGCGCGTATGGCGCCGGCTTCTTCTACATTCCCGGTACCGACACCTGCCTGCGCGTCTCGGGCCGCGCTCGGTTCGAAGGCGGCTTCCAGCCCAGCTACACCCGCCAATCCGGTACGAATGCCGGCGATACGTCGGGCTACCAGGGCCGGATGCGCATCAACCTCGATGCCCGCACCCAGACCGCCTACGGCACCCTGCGCGCCTTCGTCCGCCTCGATGCCGGCGCCCGCACCGGCTACTCCGGCGTCGGCACCTCCGGCACGCAGCAGCGCATCGGCCAGGCCTTCCCGGGCATCGGCACCGATCAGTTCGGCCGTGATCAGCAGTTCGTGAACGTCGACAAGGCGTTCATACAGTTCGCCGGCCTGACCGCCGGTCGCGCCTCCTCGTTCTTCGACTTCTACGCCCACGACTTCGAGTTCGCTGGCGCCACTCTTGGCTCGGACGTGTTCTCGACCAACCTGCTCGCCTACACGGCGACGATCGGCAACGGCCTCTCGGCGACGCTCTCGATCGAGGATCCGGTCTTCCGCCGCACCCCGATCTTCTCGCCGCTCGCCGTGTCGCCGATGCTCAACACCGGCAGCACGCAGAACTTCGGCGTGACCAACCAGCCGACTCCGGTCTTCATCGGCTACACCGGCGGCGTCCCGACCCGCTACAGCTTCATCGACGTCATTGAGCGTTCGCGCATGCCCGACTTCGTCGGCGTCGCCCGCCTCGACCAAGCTTGGGGTTCGGCCCAGCTCTCCGCTGCCGTGCACGAGCTGAACGTCGGCAACGTTGCCAACGGCGCCGGCACCGGCACCGGCTCGAACGTCAGCATCCCGCACACCAACAACTCGTATGGCTGGGCGGTTCAGGGCGGCCTGAAGATCAACGCGCCGTTCATTGCCCCGGGCGATGCCCTCTACCTGCAGGGCGCCTACGGTTCTGGCGCTCAGATGTACACCGGCTATTGCGCGTACACCGGCTGCTACACGCAGGCTACGACGACGATCCAGGGCCAGAAGTTCACACAGTACTTCTCGGATGCGACGGTCAACCCGTTCACCGGCCAGCTTGAGCAGTCGACAAGCTTCACGGCGACGGCGTCGTACCTGCATTACTGGACGCCGGAATGGCGCTCGGCCTTCTTCGGCTCCTACGGCGAGCAGAGCTTCTCCCAGAGCGCGCGCCTCGCTCAGGGCGCAATCTTCAACCTTGTGAACCCGAATGGCACCAACACCTTCGGCGGCAATGCGGTTGGTACGCCGGGCACCCGGTTCTTCCAGCTGAGCCAAGCTCTCCGCGACACCTATCAGTTCGTGGCGGGCGGCAGCATCATCTGGTCGCCGGTCAAGGATCTCGATATCGGCGTCGAGGCCTTCTACACGCAGATCGGCCTGAAGAGCGGCCGGGCGATTGATCAGGACAAGAGCCCGACCGCCTACGCCAACGTTGCTGGCATCAACAACGGCACCTTCAACCCTGCCACTGCAACCAAGGACTCAATCTCGCAGGTGCGCTTCCGCGTCCAGCGCGACTTCTAG